Below is a window of Planococcus rifietoensis DNA.
TACCGGAATCGGTCGTAACATGGTCGCCAAGCATGACGAGTGACGTACGGTCATACAATGGGTGTTTCGCTTGGATATGCTCCAGTTCCTGGCCTTTCACTGTGCGGACTACTTCATAATCCATCCATTCCAGCTCTTTCGCCACTTCTTCGAGCAAATCTTTCGCGACGACGAATTTCGAACCGCCGTGAGCGACTTCCACGTAATCCAGATCCGCATGTACAGAAATCCCGAGGTTGGCAGGGATCGTCCAAGGCGTCGTCGTCCAGATGACCAGCTTGACGCCTTCATCCAAAACGCCTTTTCCGTCTGTAACCGGGAAGGATACATAGATGGATGGTGATTTTTTATCGTGATACTCGATCTCTGCTTCAGCAAGAGACGATTCACTGGACGGGGACCAATAAACCGGCTTCAAGCCTTTATAGATATAGCCTTTATTGGCCATTTTGCCGAACACTTCGATTTGGCGCGCTTCGTAAGAAGGTTTCAACGTGACGTATGGGTTTTCCCAATCGCCTCGTACGCCAATCCGTTTAAATTGTGAGCGCTGGCTGTCGATTTGTTCGTACGCATACTCTTCACAAAGCTTGCGGAATTCCGCCAAAGACAATTCTTTGCGGTTGACGCCTTTATTGGTCAATGCTTGCTCGATCGGCAAACCGTGCGTATCCCAGCCTGGGACGTACGGGGCGTGGAAGCCCATCATGCTGCGCGAACGGACAATCATATCCTTTAAGACCTTGTTTAAAGCATGTCCCATGTGAAGGTCGCCGTTTGCGTATGGCGGACCATCATGAAGCACGAAGAACGGACGGCCTTTTGTCCGGTCCTGGACTTTTTTATAGATGTCCATTTCTTCCCATTTCTTTTGCATTTCAGGTTCCCGGTTCGGCAAATTGCCGCGCATCGGAAACTCGGTTTTCGGCATCAATAATGTATCTTTATAATCCATTTTCCATTCCTCCTGTAAGCATAATAAAAAGCCCCCATCCCTGGAAAGGGACGAGAAGCTCGCGGTACCACCCTTGTTGCAGCTGTGTGCTGCCAACTCTACACCGTAACGTGGCGGGGACGGGCCCGGTTACTTGCGTTCACCGGTCCAGCTCAGGAGTGATTTTCCAAGACGGCCCCGCGCCAGGCTTCCACCGCCCCCGGCTCGCTCGATCGGATTTCCGTTTTGTACTGTCTCCATCAATGCGTTTGTAAGTATGTCGTAATTATAGAAGCAGAATGGGCCTCAGTCAAGAGCGGGCTTATTCCTTCGCTGCGCTTCCGGCTTCTTTCTTTTCGATCTGATCGATATTCTCCGTGTCTAAGTCGTATTCAAGCAATGTGTTCCAGTCTTCCGTTTCAATCAAATCCAGCTGCGCTTCCACTAGCATCTTGAAGCGATTGCGGAAAATCTTCGACTGCTTTTTCAACTCTTCGATTTCGGTCGCGATGCGGCGCGCTTTCGCCAAAGATTCATTGACGATGCGGTCTGCATTCTTCTCCGCTTCCTGGACGATCAAATCCGCTTCTTTCTGTGCGTTGCGGCGGACTTCTTCTGACGCTTCCTGAGCGACGAAGATCGATTTCTGCAAAGTCGTTTCCAGATTGGTGAAATGGCCCATGCGCTCATCCGTAGATTTCATGCGCTCTTCCATTTCAGTCCGTTCTTTAATGACTTTTTCGTAATCTTTCATGATCTGTTCGAGGAATTCATTGACCTCATCTTCTTGATAACCGCGGAATGCGCGGCTGAACTCTTTATTATGTATATCTAATGGTGATAAAGGCATCGTATCTCTCCTTACTCTCTGCATGTTTAAACTCATTATACCTGTCATGGCGAGAAATATCAGTAATATTCACCACATTCGCCGGTGTTTTATTTTTTCAATTCCAATTTGCCGACCTGCAGGCGGATCTTGTCCTTTTTCGTTCGTCCTTCGATTGCGATGATTTGCACCCTCCCGAGCCCTCTCGCTGAAATCAAATCGGATTCGTGGAGTTCAAACGACACACTTTCTTGTGCTGTCCAATTGACTTTCACTTTACCGCCGCCGATCAATGCGGCTGCTTTCTGGCGGGAAATCTTATAGACCGAGCTCATGACCGTGTCGAGCCGCAGCGAACTGACCGTATGTGCCTCTTCCGTCCACTCCTCGATGACCGGGAGATAGTCGGCGGGATCGGTCACTTCTTCGAGCTGGACTTTCACTTTGCCCGCGCTAATAAAATTGGCACGCAAATACGGCGCTATTTCTGTCATCACCGCGAGCTGCACGGTGCCTTCACCGATCCGGATATCCCCGAATTTCCCTCGTTCCAAACCGAGCGACATGAGCGCTCCGAGAATGTCCGGATGCTTCAAGGTGACGAATTTCACCGGATAGCGCAATTCGAACATGGTGACTTGGAAATCACTTTCTTCCGAAACGTAATACGAAGGATGCAGCAAGACGCGCTGGCGCTCTGCCTGGTTGAACAAGCCGGAAGCAGCCA
It encodes the following:
- a CDS encoding DivIVA domain-containing protein, whose product is MPLSPLDIHNKEFSRAFRGYQEDEVNEFLEQIMKDYEKVIKERTEMEERMKSTDERMGHFTNLETTLQKSIFVAQEASEEVRRNAQKEADLIVQEAEKNADRIVNESLAKARRIATEIEELKKQSKIFRNRFKMLVEAQLDLIETEDWNTLLEYDLDTENIDQIEKKEAGSAAKE
- a CDS encoding RNA-binding protein; translated protein: MEEIFQHFRKDEQQFIEQASDWLRDVEDMYAPKLTDFLDPRQRFIVKSLIGGRDVEMAASGLFNQAERQRVLLHPSYYVSEESDFQVTMFELRYPVKFVTLKHPDILGALMSLGLERGKFGDIRIGEGTVQLAVMTEIAPYLRANFISAGKVKVQLEEVTDPADYLPVIEEWTEEAHTVSSLRLDTVMSSVYKISRQKAAALIGGGKVKVNWTAQESVSFELHESDLISARGLGRVQIIAIEGRTKKDKIRLQVGKLELKK